Proteins encoded by one window of Nicotiana tabacum cultivar K326 chromosome 10, ASM71507v2, whole genome shotgun sequence:
- the LOC107794473 gene encoding protein CHLORORESPIRATORY REDUCTION 41, chloroplastic codes for MASNILQLHHVHTLPTIHPISKILISQPLTNHIHVKQFTIKCTSNPTPEFSDPNFLSPTPTSETTISPEKFPIEKRRKSEIIRDRKSRTGLVKQDPPNFEIGWKRTKPINLEKPVGYVIMDFLEKLEELMARDFGSTVLLAKVGEIVAERAREEAEVLREEGKVEDRMVTELSRVLKLMEMDLAMVSAAVKEETLNERLEQARARCRQAILVANSF; via the coding sequence ATGGCTTCTAATATCCTCCAACTCCACCATGTCCACACTCTCCCTACAATTCATCCAATTTCTAAAATTCTAATATCACAACCACTCACAAATCATATCCATGTAAAGCAGTTCACTATCAAATGCACTTCCAATCCCACACCTGAGTTTTCAGACCCCAACTTCCTGAGTCCCACACCAACCTCAGAAACAACAATCAGCCCAGAAAAATTCCCAATAGAGAAACGAAGAAAGTCAGAGATAATTCGCGATAGGAAATCAAGAACTGGGCTTGTGAAGCAGGATCCACCAAACTTTGAGATTGGATGGAAGAGAACAAAGCCTATTAATTTGGAGAAGCCTGTAGGATATGTGATAATGGATTTTTTGGAGAAATTGGAGGAGTTGATGGCTAGAGATTTTGGGTCGACAGTATTGTTGGCTAAAGTGGGAGAAATAGTGGCAGAAAGAGCTAGAGAAGAAGCAGAAGTGTTaagggaagaagggaaagttgaagATAGAATGGTGACAGAATTGTCCAGAGTCTTGAAGTTGATGGAGATGGATTTGGCTATGGTTAGTGCTGCAGTGAAAGAAGAGACACTGAATGAGAGACTTGAACAAGCTAGGGCGCGTTGCAGGCAAGCAATTCTTGTTGCTAAttctttttga
- the LOC107794471 gene encoding polycomb group protein FIE1 translates to MARIPIGCEPVVGSLTPSKKKDYRVTNRLQEGKRPLYAVVFNFIDSRYFNVFATVGGNRVTVYQCLEGGVIAVLQSYIDEDKDESFYTVSWACNIDGSPFIVAGGINGILRVIDAGNEKIHKSFVGHGDSINEIRTQVLKPSLVVSASKDESVRLWNVHTGICILIFAGAGGHRNEVLSVDFHPSDIYRIASCGMDNTVKIWSMKEFWTYVEKSFTWTDLPSKFPTKYVQFPIFIASVHSNYVDCTRWLGDFILSKSVDNEIVLWEPKMKEQSPGEGTVDILQKYPVPECDIWFIKFSCDFHYKAAAIGNREGKIFVWELQTSPPAMIARLSHVQSKSPIRQTAMSFDGSTILSCCEDGTIWRWDVVATS, encoded by the exons ATGGCGAGGATACCCATAGGGTGCGAGCCGGTGGTGGGATCGTTAACGCCATCAAAGAAAAAAGATTACAGAGTCACTAACAGACTCCAAGAAGGCAAACGTCCGTTATACGCCGTCGTCTTCAACTTCATCGACTCTCGCTACTTCAATGTCTTTGCTACCGTCGGCGGAAATCGA GTGACTGTTTACCAATGTCTGGAAGGTGGTGTTATTGCTGTGCTGCAGTCTtatattgatgaagat AAAGATGAATCCTTTTACACTGTAAGTTGGGCTTGCAATATTGATGGGAGTCCATTCATAGTGGCTGGAGGAATAAATGGAATTCTCCGTGTTATTGATGCTGGCAATGAGAAGATACACAAG AGCTTTGTGGGACATGGAGACTCCATAAATGAAATTAGGACTCAAGTCCTGAAACCATCTCTTGTAGTATCTGCCAGCAAG GATGAATCTGTTCGCTTGTGGAATGTTCATACTGGAATATGCATTTTGATATTTGCTGGTGCTGGGGGTCACCGGAATGAAGTACTCAGTGTG GACTTCCATCCTTCTGACATATATCGTATTGCTAGCTGTGGAATGGATAATACTGTTAAGATCTGGTCAATGAAAG AATTCTGGACATATGTGGAGAAATCGTTTACTTGGACTGATCTTCCTTCCAAGTTTCCCACAAAATATGTACAGTTTCCA ATATTCATCGCATCAGTTCATTCCAACTATGTTGACTGTACCAGATGGCTTGGTGATTTTATCTTGTCCAAG AGTGTTGACAATGAAATTGTATTATGGGAACCAAAGATGAAAGAACAGTCTCCTGGAGAG GGCACAGTTGACATCCTTCAAAAGTATCCCGTCCCAGAGTGTGATATTTGGTTCATCAAGTTTTCATGTGATTTCCACTACAAAGCAGCAGCTATAG GGAATAGGGAAGGCAAGATCTTTGTCTGGGAACTACAAACCAGTCCACCAGCTATGATTGCAAG GTTATCTCATGTTCAATCTAAATCTCCAATTAGACAGACTGCCATGTCTTTTGATGGGAG CACCATACTTAGCTGCTGTGAAGATGGGACTATATGGCGCTGGGATGTCGTAGCAACTTCTTGA